In Sciurus carolinensis chromosome 17, mSciCar1.2, whole genome shotgun sequence, one genomic interval encodes:
- the LOC124968781 gene encoding olfactory receptor 7A17-like, translating into MEPGNNTRVSEFLLLRFSEDPELQPFIFELFLSMYLVTVLGNLLIILATISDSHLHTPMYFFLSNLSFVDICFTSTTIPKMLVNIQTQSKAITYIGCITQMCFFLIFGELDNFLLAVMAYDRFVAICHPLHYTAIMTPQLCGLLVLVCWILSVLHALLQSLMVLRLSFCTNFKIPHFFCELNQVVQLACSHTFLNDVVMYFTVLLLASIALAGVLFSYSKIVSSICAISSAQGRYKAFSTCASHLSIVSLFYCTGLGVYLSSAVTPNSHFTATASVMYTVVTPMLNPFIYSLRNKDIKNSLKSLFGGNL; encoded by the coding sequence ATGGAACCAGGAAACAATACAAGGGTTTCAGAATTTCTTCTGCTGCGATtttcagaggacccagaactgcagCCCTTCATCTTTGAGCTTTTCCTGTctatgtacctggtcactgtgctggggaacctgctcatcatcctggctaccatctcagactcccacctgcacacgcccatgtacttcttcctctccaacctgtcctttgtggacatctgcttcacctccaccaccatcccaaagatgcttgtgaacatccagacacagagcaaggccatTACCTACATAGGCTGCATCACCCAGATGtgctttttcttgatttttggaGAGTTGGACAACTTCCTCCtggctgtgatggcctatgacaggtttgtggccatctgtcaccccctgcactacACTGCCATCATGACTCCCCAGCTCTGTGGTTTGCTGGTTCTGGTGTGCTGGATCCTGAGTGTCCTGCATGCCCTGCTACAAAGCTTAATGGTGTTGCGACTGTCCTTCTGCACAAACTTCAaaatcccccactttttctgtgagcTCAACCAGGTGGTCCAACTTGCCTGTTCTCACACCTTCCTTAATGACGTGGTGATGTATTTTACTGTCCTGCTATTGGCTTCTATTGCCCTCGCTGGTGTTCTTTTctcctactccaagatagtgtcctccatctgtgcaatctcatcagctcagggcaggtacaaagccttctccacctgtgcttctcacctctccatagtctccttattttattgcacAGGCCTAGGTGTGTACCTCAGTTCTGCTGTGACCCCAAACTCACATTTTACTGCaacagcctcagtgatgtacactgtggtcacccccatgctgaaccccttcatctacagtctgaggaataaggacaTAAAAAATTCCCTGAAAAGTCTCTTTGGAGGGAATCTATAG